The stretch of DNA tctctgtcttttcatctcgatttctgaaattaaatatcatttaaagttcatttaaatatttatttatttgtatgtgtatgtacctgcttctctgtgtgtacacCATGTATGCACAgtgcctgtggaaaccagaagaaggtatcagacaCCCTGtaactggaatcacagacagttgtgagccgctgaatgtggtgctgggagccaaacctgggacctctgtacgagcagcaaatgctcttaactgctgaaccatatctccagcttctattttattattattgtgtgtgtatgtaatgttGTCTGTGTGGTCATGTGTACATGCCATTGACatatatggagaccagaggacaactttgtagagttATCTCCattcacctttatgtgggttctgggaatcaaattaaAATCATACATCAAACTTTCCCAGCAAACACCCTTAtccgttgagccatctcaccagctcttatATCggaaattaaaaagcattttttttaatgtctgtgtgtgggtacattGAAAGCCAGAGAGACACTGTggtgtctctatcaattctacattgttaatttttaaaaatgtttattctttatttattttgtgccatGTACACATGCCATGGTGAGTAttcggaggtcagaggacatctttttGGGAGTTTGGGAGTTCTTTCTACTACGCTGTTCCCAGGGGTCAAACTCTGGCTGTCAGTcttggcaagtgtctttactgaACATCTATCTCATCAGCCTTGGTGGTACCCTTTCTGTCAGTAAGTTTAGTCTGTCTTCACCATGGAGCCAGAGAGGCAGTGAGGTGATGTCCTGTGTTGGACTGTGGACAGGAGCCTGGCTGTGAGCTTCCTTGTGCAGTCTCAGTCTCTGTCTGGGCAGTGTGTCCCCTCAGTGTGTCTGCTTTACCCTGGTATGTGTGTGGTACCCCAAACTTGagtctgcctcctctctccaacTCCTGCAGAGCATCAGGCTGCTGGTGCATCTGCCTGTGCTCAGGTCAGCTTGGGTCTCTGTGGTCTCAGGCTACAGCTGGTTCCAGACACCCTATGATTGGCACTGAGGAACAGGAAGGCCcaaggaggaggctgaggcaggtgccTGGGCACCCAGTCACCTTCACAGGAACTGTTTCCACGTGGTGCCTGCACACTCTTGGTCTGACAGTCCATTTGTGGCCCTTGGGTAGTCTTGGCACCTCCTGGTGTATTCAGTCCATCCTTTGTAGGATGTCTGGGATCCAGGTCTTCACCTCCTTCTTGTCCTTTAACCGCACAGCTTCTAAGAACCCAGAGCTCTGCCGCTTACCCTCCCCTATCCAGTGGGGTGAGATTCTCCACCACAGATCCTCTGCATCGGCCACTGTGGGGTCTCAGCTACTCAGGGTAGTCCTCATTTACCTCCGTCACAGCTGTCATACGTGGCAGCTGGGGGCTGCCTGCCTTGCTGAGCAGCCATAGTGCTCTGTGATTCTCAGCTGTGGTGTGAGTTGTGCGGGTACGTGCCTGTATGGATCTGAGCACACTCTCTGTATGGATCTGAGCTTTTATAAGCTCAGCCATGTGTGGACAGACATAGTTGTCTTCCGTTGGTTTCCTCAGTGCATTTAATTGCCTGTATGGTCATTTCGTCTGGAGGTGTCATGTGGCTGAGGGCAAGGCTTTGTGTACCCgtctgtctatctctgcctttttcatttttgttttttgagacagggtttctctgtgtagccttggctaccttggaactctctttgtagaccagggtagtctcagactcacagagatccacctgccttgccttccaagtgctggtattaaagtcgtgtgccactaCCCAGCCTGCCCATGTTTCTTGATAAGACTGAGGTTTGCCTGCTCCTGATGTGGCGGAGCAGGCCTGTCCCTGCAAGGCCATGGCTTTGTACACTGACCATCTCCAtttgcctgtctgcctgtgtggaGGCAACTCTCGAGGTAGTCTCATGTTATTGTGGGTATAGCTCAAGGGACACAGACTGCACACTGGAAGGGCAGCCCCCTGCAGCCCAGGGtactttcctctgtgttttgGTCTTCCCAAGCTTGGTGAGCTGGCAGTGGGCAGGAACTCCGGCCAGCACTAAGCCCATGTCTATCTCCTACAGACTCCCTGAGAGCACCGAGGAGGCACCAGGCTTTCTCCTGGAGTGTGACAGCTCTGTGCTGGGCACCCTGCAGAAGCACCTGTCCATGTATAAGATCCGGCGGAAGGTCACTATGGAGCCACGGCCAGAGCTCCACGTGTGGGCTGTGCTACCCCGTGCCCCCCACATCCCTGAGGCTGTACCActagaagagagggtggaagcTACCACCATCCTCACCCGTGACCCCCGGACTGTACGAATGGGGTGGCGGcttctcactcaggatgatggcCCCGCCCTGGTGCCCAAGGCCCAGCTTGGGGACCTCCAAGATTATCACATGCACCGGTACCAGCAAGGTACGAGTAGGGTGATATGCCAGGCTGGTGTTGGGCAGGGGTGGGTAGATGTAGAGGAGCCTAGTGGACCCCAGAAGGGCAGAGATGTTGGGTGGCGTTGGCCTTCAGGGCTGGGCTTCACATACTGCAACAAGCCTGCACTTGTTGCTGGACATGCTatgctcattttctttgtttttgaaccCCACAGGCATCCCTGAGGGGGTCTGTGACCTGCCCCCAGGGGTGGCCCTACCCCTGGAGTCCAACCTGGTCTTCATGAATGGTGTGAGCTTCACCAAAGGCTGCTACGTTGGGCAGGAGCTGACGGCCCGCACCCACCACACGGGCGTCATCCGCAAGCGCCTCTTCCCTGTGAGGCTTGAAGGGCCCCTGCCTGCCAATGGTGTCACTCCTGGCACCTTAGTGACAGTGACTGCAACAGGACAGGCAGCGGGCAAGTTCAGGGCCGGCCAGGGACATGTGGGACTGGCTTTGCTGCGGTCAGAGATGATCAAGGGTCCTCTCCACATCAAGACCTCCGAGAGCCAACAGGTGGCTGTAACTGCCTTGGTGCCGGACTGGTGGCCCACAGCTGCCAAGTAGTGGATGCCCTGGCACTTCACTGGCCTTAGAGTTACCAGGTGCCTCTGAGCCTCTGCCCAAGGTCTTCAGTTCTGTATGCTGAGCCCTGCTGGATGTGAGTTCCTCTTCCTGTGGTGGCTTCGTGGAAACACAACCACTGGGAAAGTCCCATGTGTTCCCGGCTATGGATTGGCTGATGCTTCTTGCAGAGGGTCCTACTCTTGTGGGCTGCCCTCTCCCAAGAAGTCTGTGATTGAGATCAGAGTAACCATCCTGAttctgggagagggaagggtCTGAGCTCCCTTTTTGAACCAGATTCTGAATGAGATTTGTTTGATACCGGCTATGGCCCAAGGCAGGGTGAGGCCTATGTCCAGCCCAGGTCACTAATCATGTTTACCCTTGGAAGAAGGTACTCTGTGTGCCTGCAAAGTTGCTGGGTCAGGAATGCAGGCTTTCTGTTCTCTTGAGACACATCTCAGGGTAGCAATTGTTTGAGCTGTGTGCAGGGTGGGGAGGTTGGGTTCCTTGGACTGGGACATGTGTTCTGTGAGCCACAGGGACTGTGTGTCCACTGTCCCAAGCGTTCCTCTCTCTTCTCAAAGTGAGCTGCTGTCTTTTCACACTCCCCAGGAAGCTCAGGAGGAGTGGGAGCCCAGGGCTCAGGTCCCCCGGGAGGATCTTCTGCGTGGCTAGCCTTTTTGCTGGTTTGGGATATCACTGTGTGCATTTAGTAGAGAGTGACTTGCTGGCGGGGTGCACACCTCCCTCTGAACCACTTTTGCTAAGCTTTGTAATGTGAACTGGGGGTCTCACCACAAGGCCTAACTAGTAAAGTGTGGTCTACAAAAAGCCCCTTTGGAACTCTTGCTTCATTTCAGGAAGGTCTGGTAGAACAGACCCATGGGACAGGTGCCCCTGGAGGTCAGTGAGCACACCAGATAAAGGCATCCCATGATTGTAGCTCTCTAGCCTGCTTGGTCTTacacttgagatcctcctgcctcagctccataAGTGCTAGCTAGAttgacaggcatgcaccactgagTTCCACAAGATACACCCATGTCTCTCTCTTTGGAAAGATGTATTTTGTTcttatgtctgtatgtatatgtctgtgtatgcatacaGATGTATGTCTGGGTGTCTATGACAAAAGGGGATGTCAGATACCCTGGTTTTGAGCTGCTGGACATgcatgatgggaactgaacttgcatcccctgcaagtgttcttaattgctgagccatctcttcagacccaaTATATTTATTTCAGCAGAGTTCTATGGGCCATACTGG from Microtus ochrogaster isolate Prairie Vole_2 chromosome 7, MicOch1.0, whole genome shotgun sequence encodes:
- the Iba57 gene encoding putative transferase CAF17, mitochondrial, whose translation is MAAVALLRGAAAGRGSPAWHWRPSWIPRRCLAHRSGLLGDNPEDGVAWTCFRLDERALMRVRGPDAAPFLLGLLTNELPLSGPPTGAAQPSARAAYAHFLNVQGRTLYDVILYGLPESTEEAPGFLLECDSSVLGTLQKHLSMYKIRRKVTMEPRPELHVWAVLPRAPHIPEAVPLEERVEATTILTRDPRTVRMGWRLLTQDDGPALVPKAQLGDLQDYHMHRYQQGIPEGVCDLPPGVALPLESNLVFMNGVSFTKGCYVGQELTARTHHTGVIRKRLFPVRLEGPLPANGVTPGTLVTVTATGQAAGKFRAGQGHVGLALLRSEMIKGPLHIKTSESQQVAVTALVPDWWPTAAK